A window from uncultured Desulfobacter sp. encodes these proteins:
- a CDS encoding cytochrome c3 family protein, which yields MTSQRDLKIAVWIMIVLLVTGIVCYASFSPPVPDKPVRLMFQNKAGKVLFTHLMHTDDYSIDCLDCHHNLADGDETYNCSECHEETGDESMPSRADAFHAQCKGCHEDYGAGPVECNACHAK from the coding sequence ATGACATCACAACGCGACCTGAAAATAGCTGTATGGATCATGATCGTTCTTTTAGTCACAGGGATTGTTTGTTACGCGTCCTTTTCCCCACCTGTTCCTGACAAACCAGTCAGACTGATGTTTCAGAACAAAGCAGGCAAAGTTTTATTCACTCACCTCATGCACACAGACGATTACTCTATAGATTGTCTGGACTGCCACCACAACTTAGCAGATGGCGACGAAACCTACAACTGCAGCGAGTGCCATGAGGAAACCGGTGATGAAAGCATGCCTTCAAGGGCTGACGCATTCCACGCCCAGTGCAAGGGATGCCATGAAGATTATGGTGCGGGTCCGGTAGAATGTAATGCATGTCATGCGAAATAA